One Nitrospina watsonii DNA segment encodes these proteins:
- a CDS encoding acyloxyacyl hydrolase, which yields MNKVLNFLWTFVLMGWVLASGPVVAAGTAHFSTEFSQTPVMDGESRHAQTQKPLNYFSKVVLGKSEDPEIPGFMDQFKQGQTLWGFQIGYGLTFDLPPPPPSLGDRTDIEFIYFFPNYKFNLTGVVGEGAYRGALYWVVEGGVVAGVTNPEINNRKTGDAPNVVIGFVPLQLEYKFLNPHRRWVPFVFGGTGVSVGDFQHAAQEISTAFEFILNTGGGIEYFFENGRAVSFNYHFWHLSNSDIKEPNVGLNAHVFTIGFSF from the coding sequence ATGAATAAGGTTCTCAATTTCCTGTGGACATTTGTGCTTATGGGCTGGGTGTTGGCATCCGGTCCGGTGGTGGCGGCGGGGACCGCGCACTTCTCCACTGAGTTTTCTCAAACCCCGGTGATGGACGGGGAGTCCCGCCATGCCCAGACCCAAAAGCCGCTCAATTATTTCTCCAAGGTGGTTTTAGGCAAGTCGGAAGATCCCGAGATCCCCGGTTTCATGGACCAGTTCAAGCAGGGCCAAACCCTGTGGGGATTCCAGATCGGGTACGGCCTCACCTTTGACCTGCCGCCTCCGCCTCCCTCGCTGGGCGACCGCACCGATATTGAATTCATTTATTTTTTCCCGAACTATAAATTCAACCTGACCGGCGTCGTGGGCGAAGGCGCTTACCGGGGGGCGCTTTACTGGGTGGTGGAGGGCGGCGTGGTGGCCGGTGTCACCAACCCGGAAATCAACAACCGCAAAACCGGCGACGCGCCCAACGTTGTCATCGGCTTCGTGCCGCTTCAACTGGAATACAAATTCCTCAACCCGCACCGGCGTTGGGTGCCTTTTGTTTTTGGGGGAACGGGCGTTTCGGTCGGCGATTTTCAGCATGCGGCCCAAGAAATCAGCACGGCCTTCGAATTCATTTTGAACACCGGCGGCGGCATCGAATACTTTTTCGAAAACGGCCGGGCCGTCAGCTTCAATTACCATTTCTGGCACCTCTCCAACTCCGACATCAAGGAGCCGAACGTCGGCCTGAACGCCCACGTCTTCACCATCGGTTTCTCTTTTTAG
- a CDS encoding NAD(+)/NADH kinase: MDTIKSIGIYCKQKPQISQEVLQELVDWLRQRNYRVFMPADTAVIIQESPCGSNADIPAKSDLLIVLGGDGTLLSVARLTENHGVPILAVNLGSLGFLTEVALPELYATLENVLKGKSAIENRMLLRTQLKRNGETLRTDVSLNDVVIDKRDARIVNLEVHVNDQYMTSYRADGLIIATPTGSTAYSLSAGGPIIHPSMNALLLCPICPFTLTNRPIVIPDQAMIQVRLITEEKVQITLDGQLGYEMTHEETLEVQRGPNPVHLIQAPGKNYYQILRQKLHWGRPAEDRKT; this comes from the coding sequence GTGGACACCATCAAATCCATCGGCATTTACTGCAAACAAAAACCCCAGATCAGCCAGGAAGTGTTGCAGGAACTGGTGGATTGGCTGCGTCAGCGCAACTACCGGGTCTTCATGCCCGCGGACACGGCGGTCATCATTCAGGAATCCCCCTGCGGCAGCAACGCAGACATCCCGGCCAAAAGCGATCTGCTGATCGTGCTCGGCGGCGACGGCACCCTGCTCAGCGTAGCGCGCCTGACCGAAAACCACGGCGTTCCCATTCTCGCGGTGAACCTGGGCAGCCTCGGTTTCCTGACGGAAGTGGCGCTGCCGGAATTGTACGCCACACTCGAAAACGTGCTCAAAGGCAAGTCGGCCATCGAGAACCGCATGCTGCTGCGCACGCAACTCAAGCGCAACGGCGAAACGCTGCGCACCGATGTCTCGCTCAACGACGTGGTCATCGACAAACGCGACGCGCGCATCGTCAACCTGGAAGTGCACGTCAACGACCAGTACATGACGTCCTACCGTGCTGACGGATTGATCATCGCCACGCCCACCGGCTCCACCGCCTATTCCCTGTCGGCGGGCGGGCCCATCATTCACCCCAGCATGAACGCGCTGTTGTTGTGTCCCATTTGTCCGTTCACCCTGACCAACCGCCCCATCGTGATTCCCGATCAGGCGATGATTCAGGTACGATTGATCACCGAGGAAAAAGTCCAGATTACGCTGGATGGCCAGCTCGGTTACGAAATGACCCACGAAGAAACGCTCGAAGTGCAACGCGGTCCCAATCCGGTCCACCTGATCCAGGCGCCGGGCAAAAATTATTACCAGATTCTGCGCCAGAAACTGCACTGGGGCCGGCCGGCAGAAGACCGAAAAACCTGA
- a CDS encoding MMPL family transporter, which produces MTDRHPGNTPSATRSGQGVVDRMFDRLEVLAHHHPLAVLAVALLLAGLSVWVTAQHLTFNTSRQDLISPSQQFHQLFQDYRKSFEDFDGMIVVVEGDRPRPMRGFAEALVTQLQTRQELFSEIYYKVDTDYFRDKALLYLDPGEIRELGDKLESHHDFLARVNRSPGLNTLLESINREISAGMVGSLMTDFLGTAGEAEKDDTADLNMLIALVKQMAAHLNAADAEYRSPWSAFLHEEENALQEDGYLVSGDGRLLFVLLNPVETAGDFAGSKNSIELIRRMIEKLKPQFPQVQVGLTGGEVIASDEMHTTMTDAQKASELALIGVSILFVLCYREVRKPLLAVFSLVLGLAWSMGYTTLSVGHLNIMSVVFTTILIGLGIDFGIHILGRYREERRNGLDAFNAMRETLQKTGRGNLAGAITTAIAFGAMAFTDFIGIAELGVIAAGGILLCFVAMVLVLPACITLEERWLKPKYVKRSYVDLRENLLERFYAHHYVIIFASLAVLLASGWVSQSLRFDYNLLNMQAPGIEAVRYEMKILEHAQRASWNAAFISNSRDAARSKYEQLKTMTSVGKVESLFEAVPQDQPEKIKLIADYAPEIDDYRVASTDETFSLEAVAATMKKIRFKLRRKEKNGPTDTVAEASQWVARFQQDLEKTDASTAIERLSAFSQTLFVDYRDRIADLKASAHPSPVELDDLPRDLKKRFVSDDGRYLTLVYPSINIWEREEMETFLGEMRRIDPHVTGNAVHMYESSRLMIDGYIRGGIFALLAIFTYLLVSLRNLNTTMLVLVPTLAGAVLTLGLMDLFGVNFNMANLVILPLILGIGVVDGVHIVHRYRETPEQGGNVISKSTGMSVVLTSLTTIIGFGSLMVAEHQGVYSVGQVLSLGVGSCLITSVTLLPALMKLYHAHGWRI; this is translated from the coding sequence ATGACCGACAGGCATCCCGGAAACACTCCAAGCGCCACCCGCTCCGGCCAGGGCGTTGTCGATCGGATGTTCGACCGCCTCGAAGTGCTGGCCCACCACCATCCGCTGGCGGTGCTGGCGGTGGCGCTGCTGCTGGCCGGCCTGAGCGTCTGGGTCACGGCGCAGCACCTGACCTTCAACACCAGCCGCCAGGACCTCATTTCCCCGTCACAGCAATTCCACCAGTTGTTTCAGGACTACCGCAAGTCTTTCGAGGATTTCGACGGCATGATCGTGGTCGTCGAAGGCGACCGGCCGCGGCCGATGCGCGGCTTCGCCGAAGCCCTGGTGACGCAGTTGCAAACCCGGCAGGAACTGTTTTCCGAAATCTATTACAAGGTGGATACGGACTATTTCCGCGACAAGGCGCTGCTCTATCTCGACCCCGGCGAGATCCGTGAACTCGGCGACAAGCTGGAGTCGCACCACGATTTTCTGGCGCGCGTCAACCGCTCACCCGGACTCAACACCCTGCTCGAAAGCATCAACCGGGAAATCAGCGCCGGCATGGTGGGGTCGCTGATGACCGATTTCCTCGGCACCGCCGGCGAAGCGGAGAAGGACGATACCGCCGACCTCAACATGCTCATCGCGCTGGTGAAACAGATGGCGGCGCACCTCAACGCTGCCGACGCGGAGTACCGTTCGCCGTGGAGTGCGTTTTTGCACGAGGAGGAAAACGCCTTGCAGGAGGACGGGTACCTCGTGTCCGGCGACGGTCGTCTTCTGTTCGTGCTGCTCAACCCGGTGGAGACCGCAGGCGACTTTGCCGGGTCAAAAAATTCAATCGAACTCATTCGCCGCATGATCGAGAAACTGAAACCGCAGTTTCCCCAGGTGCAGGTGGGGCTGACGGGCGGCGAAGTGATCGCCTCCGATGAAATGCACACCACCATGACCGACGCGCAGAAGGCGTCGGAACTGGCGCTGATCGGCGTCTCCATTCTGTTTGTCCTGTGTTACCGCGAAGTGCGCAAACCCCTCCTCGCCGTGTTCAGCCTGGTGTTGGGCCTGGCCTGGTCCATGGGCTACACGACGCTGTCGGTGGGGCATCTCAATATCATGTCGGTGGTGTTCACCACCATCCTCATCGGCCTCGGCATCGATTTCGGCATCCACATTCTCGGACGCTACCGCGAGGAACGGCGCAACGGCCTGGATGCCTTCAACGCCATGCGCGAGACCTTGCAGAAAACCGGACGCGGTAACCTCGCCGGGGCCATCACCACCGCCATCGCTTTCGGCGCCATGGCGTTCACCGATTTCATCGGCATTGCCGAGCTGGGGGTCATCGCCGCCGGCGGCATCCTGCTGTGCTTCGTCGCCATGGTGCTGGTGTTGCCCGCCTGCATCACCCTGGAGGAACGCTGGCTGAAACCGAAGTACGTGAAGCGCTCGTACGTGGACCTGCGCGAAAATTTACTGGAACGGTTCTACGCGCATCATTATGTCATCATCTTCGCATCGCTGGCGGTGCTGTTGGCGTCGGGCTGGGTGTCGCAGTCGCTGCGCTTCGATTACAACCTGCTGAACATGCAGGCGCCGGGCATCGAAGCGGTGCGGTACGAAATGAAAATTCTGGAGCACGCCCAGCGCGCATCGTGGAACGCGGCGTTCATCTCCAACAGCCGCGACGCGGCGCGGAGCAAATACGAACAGTTGAAAACGATGACCAGCGTCGGCAAGGTGGAAAGCCTGTTCGAGGCGGTGCCGCAAGACCAGCCGGAAAAAATCAAATTGATCGCGGACTACGCGCCGGAAATTGATGATTACCGGGTTGCCTCCACCGACGAGACGTTTTCATTGGAAGCGGTGGCGGCGACGATGAAAAAAATCCGTTTCAAACTGCGCCGGAAAGAAAAGAACGGCCCGACGGATACCGTGGCCGAAGCGTCCCAATGGGTGGCGCGCTTTCAGCAGGACCTCGAGAAGACCGACGCCTCCACCGCGATCGAACGCCTCTCCGCGTTTTCGCAGACGCTGTTTGTGGATTACCGCGACCGCATCGCCGATCTCAAAGCCTCGGCGCACCCCTCGCCGGTCGAGCTCGACGACCTGCCACGCGATCTGAAGAAACGGTTTGTCAGTGACGACGGGCGCTACCTGACGCTGGTGTATCCGTCGATCAACATCTGGGAACGCGAAGAGATGGAAACCTTTCTGGGCGAGATGCGGCGTATCGATCCCCACGTCACCGGCAACGCCGTGCACATGTACGAGTCGAGCCGGTTGATGATCGACGGCTACATCCGCGGCGGCATCTTCGCCCTGCTCGCCATCTTCACCTACCTGCTGGTGTCGCTGCGCAACCTGAACACGACGATGCTGGTGCTGGTGCCGACGCTGGCGGGCGCGGTGCTGACACTGGGCTTGATGGACCTGTTCGGCGTGAACTTCAACATGGCCAACCTCGTCATCCTGCCGCTCATCCTCGGCATCGGCGTGGTGGACGGCGTGCACATCGTGCACCGTTACCGGGAGACGCCGGAGCAGGGCGGCAACGTCATCTCCAAAAGCACCGGCATGTCCGTGGTGCTGACGTCGCTCACCACCATCATCGGGTTCGGCAGCCTCATGGTGGCGGAGCACCAGGGCGTGTACAGCGTCGGCCAGGTGCTGAGCCTCGGCGTCGGCAGTTGCCTGATCACCTCGGTCACGCTGCTGCCCGCACTCATGAAGCTGTACCACGCGCACGGCTGGCGCATTTAA
- the purQ gene encoding phosphoribosylformylglycinamidine synthase subunit PurQ, producing MKCGVVTFPGSNCDRDCFHILKNVYGADTHWIWHKDTSLDGFDLVVLPGGFSYGDYLRAGSIARFSPIMKAVVDHANRGGLLWGICNGFQILVEAGLLPGALLDNHTQKYMCRYVHLKVENAGTAFTRACEPGEVLNIPIAHAQGSYYADAGTLQQLEDTGRIVFRYCDVQGNVSEEANPNGSLANVAGLINEAGNVLGMMPHPERCADPVWPQTDGQKLFDSLFHKTRVQA from the coding sequence ATGAAGTGCGGCGTCGTCACATTTCCCGGGTCCAATTGCGACCGCGACTGTTTCCATATCCTGAAAAACGTCTATGGCGCGGACACGCACTGGATCTGGCACAAGGACACGTCGCTGGACGGCTTCGACCTGGTCGTGCTGCCCGGCGGGTTTTCCTATGGCGATTACCTGCGCGCCGGCTCGATTGCGCGGTTTTCGCCGATCATGAAAGCCGTGGTCGATCATGCCAACCGGGGCGGCCTGTTGTGGGGCATCTGCAACGGCTTCCAGATTCTGGTCGAGGCGGGGCTCTTGCCGGGCGCCCTGCTCGACAATCACACGCAGAAATACATGTGCCGCTACGTGCACCTGAAAGTCGAAAATGCAGGCACCGCCTTCACCCGCGCCTGCGAACCCGGCGAGGTGTTGAATATCCCCATCGCCCACGCCCAGGGCAGTTATTACGCCGATGCCGGCACCCTGCAGCAACTGGAAGACACGGGCCGCATCGTGTTCCGCTACTGCGATGTGCAGGGTAACGTTTCCGAGGAGGCCAACCCGAACGGCTCGCTCGCCAACGTGGCGGGCCTCATCAATGAGGCGGGCAACGTGCTGGGCATGATGCCGCACCCGGAACGCTGCGCCGATCCCGTCTGGCCCCAGACCGACGGGCAAAAACTGTTCGATTCGCTGTTCCACAAAACGAGGGTGCAGGCATGA
- a CDS encoding bifunctional aldolase/short-chain dehydrogenase, protein MKNRWNDKEAQAAIDRWADVNEDIALRVYTSRLIGADTELVLHGGGNTSVKSRVKDRFGEDIDVLFVKGSGWDLDTLEPPGLPGVKLDAIQKLRKLDGLSDEAMVNDQRTNLLDASAPNPSVETLLHAFLPHKFIDHSHADAILVIANQPDSVEICKELYGDELGVVDYIMPGFDLAKAAAEAYENDPKVKGLVLINHGLFTFAKTAKESYDYHIDAVTKAEEYIAKQKTKPLTPQTLSIGSKSPDEIFRRIAPALRGLYQQETGAAWLLHHRQSDAAYQFATSEEAAEWSQIGTATPDHVIRTKQKPLLLNLKNLDDTDALWTELQDAVNRYKDAYHAYFTMNCEAKGIERKELDRLPRVLLVAGLGLVTLGKNAKETRIAADIYEHTIDIIHKAFNVGAYQPLPDFDLFDMEYWSLEQAKLGKAKPPVLNGKVVYVTGAASGIGRATAEVFAEQGANVFMTDINATQLAEAADAIKKATKANLLARVVDVTDEKAVRESFEQVVQHFGGLDMLISNAGNAVQGPIGEVDSATLRQSFELNFFAHQSLASQAVRLFKTQRSGGVLLFNASKAAFNPGKNFGPYALPKAGVVALTKQYALDYGADGIRSNAVNADRIRTGIFPPEFVKERAAARGLSADEYFQDNLLKREVTGRDVAEAFLDLALAEKTTGSIVTVDGGNIAASPR, encoded by the coding sequence ATGAAGAATCGCTGGAACGATAAAGAGGCGCAGGCGGCCATCGACCGCTGGGCGGACGTCAACGAGGACATCGCGTTGCGCGTGTACACGTCGCGGCTGATCGGCGCGGACACGGAGCTGGTGCTGCACGGCGGCGGCAACACCTCGGTCAAATCGCGTGTCAAAGACCGCTTCGGCGAGGATATCGACGTGCTGTTCGTCAAGGGCAGCGGCTGGGACCTGGACACCCTGGAACCGCCGGGCCTGCCGGGGGTCAAACTCGACGCCATCCAGAAACTGCGCAAGCTCGACGGCCTGTCCGACGAGGCCATGGTCAACGACCAGAGGACGAACCTGCTCGACGCCTCGGCGCCGAATCCCTCGGTCGAGACCCTGTTGCACGCGTTTTTGCCGCACAAGTTCATCGACCATTCCCACGCCGACGCCATCCTGGTGATCGCCAACCAGCCGGACTCGGTCGAAATCTGCAAGGAACTTTACGGCGACGAACTGGGCGTGGTCGATTACATCATGCCGGGGTTCGATCTGGCCAAGGCGGCGGCGGAAGCCTACGAGAACGACCCGAAGGTGAAGGGACTGGTGCTCATCAACCACGGCCTGTTCACCTTCGCCAAGACGGCGAAGGAAAGCTACGATTACCACATCGACGCGGTGACGAAGGCGGAAGAGTACATCGCCAAACAGAAAACCAAGCCGCTCACGCCGCAGACGCTGTCGATCGGTTCCAAAAGCCCGGATGAAATCTTCCGCCGCATCGCCCCGGCCCTGCGCGGCCTCTACCAGCAGGAAACGGGAGCGGCGTGGCTGCTGCATCACCGGCAAAGCGATGCCGCCTACCAGTTTGCAACGAGCGAAGAGGCCGCCGAATGGTCGCAGATCGGCACCGCCACGCCGGACCACGTCATCCGCACCAAGCAGAAACCCTTATTGCTGAACCTGAAGAATCTCGACGACACGGATGCCTTGTGGACGGAACTGCAGGACGCGGTGAATCGGTATAAGGACGCCTACCACGCCTACTTCACGATGAACTGCGAGGCCAAGGGCATCGAGAGAAAAGAACTCGATCGCCTGCCGCGCGTCCTGCTGGTGGCGGGACTGGGGCTGGTGACCCTCGGCAAGAACGCAAAAGAGACGCGCATCGCCGCCGACATTTACGAACACACCATCGACATCATCCACAAGGCGTTCAACGTCGGCGCCTACCAGCCGCTGCCCGACTTCGACCTGTTCGACATGGAATACTGGTCGCTGGAGCAGGCGAAACTGGGCAAGGCCAAGCCGCCCGTGCTGAACGGCAAGGTGGTGTACGTCACCGGCGCCGCCTCCGGCATCGGCCGCGCCACGGCAGAGGTGTTCGCCGAGCAGGGCGCGAACGTGTTCATGACCGACATCAACGCCACTCAACTGGCCGAAGCCGCCGACGCGATCAAAAAAGCGACGAAGGCGAATCTGTTGGCGCGGGTGGTGGACGTGACCGATGAAAAAGCCGTGCGCGAATCGTTCGAGCAGGTGGTGCAGCATTTCGGCGGCCTCGACATGCTGATCTCCAATGCCGGCAACGCCGTGCAGGGTCCGATCGGCGAGGTGGACAGCGCAACTTTGAGGCAGAGTTTCGAACTCAATTTCTTCGCCCACCAGTCTTTGGCGTCGCAGGCGGTGCGCCTGTTCAAAACGCAACGCAGCGGTGGCGTGCTCTTGTTCAACGCGTCGAAAGCGGCGTTCAATCCGGGCAAAAATTTCGGACCCTACGCCCTGCCCAAGGCGGGAGTGGTGGCGCTCACCAAGCAGTACGCGCTCGATTACGGCGCCGACGGCATCCGTTCCAACGCGGTCAACGCCGACCGCATCCGCACCGGCATCTTCCCGCCGGAGTTCGTGAAGGAACGCGCCGCCGCACGTGGCCTGAGCGCCGACGAATACTTCCAGGACAACCTCTTGAAGCGCGAAGTGACCGGACGCGACGTGGCCGAGGCCTTCCTCGATCTCGCCCTCGCCGAAAAAACCACCGGCAGCATCGTCACCGTCGATGGCGGCAACATCGCCGCCTCCCCGCGCTGA
- a CDS encoding RNA polymerase sigma factor produces the protein MPTQEEKEQDDLLVRDMKAGSHDAFEKIVESYQRKIYALAFNMTRNQMDAQDVTQEVLLSIYKKIDTFQGKSAFSSWVYRITLNATYMKLRNKKKEQYVPLDDILPSFNGTGFQTEKLMDWSDATDSLLFSNETREIIGKAVDQLPEKEKVVFILRDVEGLSTEKVSEILDLTIAAVKSRLHRARLFLRKKLSHYFEEYQAQGDKKK, from the coding sequence ATGCCGACGCAAGAAGAAAAAGAGCAGGACGATCTCCTGGTCCGGGACATGAAAGCGGGCAGTCACGATGCGTTCGAAAAGATCGTCGAATCGTATCAGCGCAAGATTTACGCACTCGCTTTCAATATGACCCGCAACCAGATGGACGCGCAGGATGTCACCCAGGAAGTCCTGCTCAGCATATACAAAAAGATCGACACGTTTCAGGGCAAATCCGCTTTTTCCAGTTGGGTTTACCGGATCACCCTGAACGCGACGTATATGAAGCTCCGCAACAAGAAGAAGGAACAGTATGTGCCTCTGGACGACATTCTGCCTTCTTTCAATGGAACGGGATTTCAGACTGAAAAGTTGATGGACTGGTCGGACGCGACCGACTCGCTTCTGTTTTCGAACGAGACGCGCGAGATCATCGGCAAGGCCGTCGATCAACTGCCGGAAAAGGAAAAGGTGGTGTTCATCCTGCGGGATGTGGAAGGCCTCTCCACCGAGAAAGTGAGTGAGATTCTGGACCTGACCATCGCCGCGGTGAAGTCGCGGTTGCACCGGGCGCGTCTTTTTTTAAGAAAAAAACTGTCTCACTATTTCGAAGAATACCAAGCGCAGGGGGACAAGAAGAAATGA
- the purS gene encoding phosphoribosylformylglycinamidine synthase subunit PurS: MLAKIHVTLKQGVLDPQGKAVHHALNDLGYAEVRDVHLGRYMEIELDAVEQAEAEARVRDMCEKLLANTVIESYRFTLEPAN; this comes from the coding sequence ATGCTCGCAAAAATTCACGTCACCCTGAAACAAGGCGTCCTCGATCCGCAGGGCAAGGCGGTGCACCATGCCTTGAACGACCTCGGTTACGCGGAGGTGCGCGATGTCCACCTCGGCCGCTACATGGAAATCGAACTGGATGCCGTCGAACAGGCCGAAGCCGAAGCCCGCGTGCGCGACATGTGCGAGAAATTGCTGGCCAACACCGTCATTGAATCCTACCGGTTCACCCTGGAACCTGCCAATTAA
- a CDS encoding peptidoglycan recognition protein family protein, producing the protein MPKPIANQCIVACGRTVDIGTPVVLWNQPGGYRCPHPRGRSGCHQHDPEWNDAPTHPFDTYQIANTEHALEELKQAVHQLILHYDVCYTSHHCHDVLQQSAAMGSHFYLDLDGTLYQTCDLYWKTNTAPADDGKGNERSIHVEMANLSWQARAEESDLYHAKQDLYVRHGKRWRLQLPDAYRNTLRTPGFHAHPARAHGERGYFSRRINGRIVRMWDFTEEQYQALIRLCIGVHELFDGHFPLKVPLDKNTGRTPLDRLRNFASFRGILGHAHVQAGTAPGVKCKYDPGSAFDWGRLRRAFEAYRRNAS; encoded by the coding sequence ATGCCCAAACCCATTGCCAACCAATGCATCGTCGCCTGCGGACGCACCGTTGATATCGGCACGCCGGTGGTGTTGTGGAATCAGCCCGGCGGGTACCGCTGCCCGCACCCGCGCGGACGCAGCGGTTGCCATCAACATGATCCGGAATGGAACGACGCGCCGACGCACCCCTTCGACACATATCAAATCGCCAATACCGAACATGCTCTTGAAGAACTGAAGCAGGCCGTGCATCAACTGATCCTGCATTACGACGTGTGTTACACCTCGCATCATTGCCATGACGTGTTGCAGCAAAGCGCGGCCATGGGCAGTCATTTTTACCTGGACCTCGACGGCACTCTTTACCAGACCTGTGACCTGTACTGGAAAACCAACACCGCCCCCGCCGACGACGGCAAAGGCAACGAGCGTTCGATCCATGTCGAAATGGCCAACCTGTCGTGGCAGGCCCGCGCCGAGGAATCCGATCTCTACCACGCCAAACAGGACCTGTATGTGCGCCACGGCAAACGCTGGCGGTTGCAGTTGCCGGACGCCTACCGCAACACGCTGCGCACGCCCGGCTTCCACGCCCATCCCGCCCGCGCGCATGGGGAACGGGGTTACTTCAGCCGGCGCATCAACGGCCGCATCGTGCGCATGTGGGATTTCACTGAGGAACAGTACCAGGCGTTGATCCGCCTGTGCATCGGCGTCCATGAACTGTTCGACGGCCATTTCCCGCTCAAGGTGCCGCTCGACAAAAACACCGGCCGCACGCCGCTCGACCGTTTGCGCAACTTCGCCAGCTTCCGCGGCATCCTCGGCCACGCCCACGTGCAGGCCGGGACCGCCCCCGGCGTCAAATGCAAATACGATCCCGGTTCCGCCTTCGACTGGGGGCGCCTCCGGCGGGCGTTTGAGGCGTATCGGCGCAATGCGTCCTGA
- a CDS encoding bifunctional nuclease family protein produces the protein MVEMKVDGLTLDPLTNMPIIILKDLEGNRALPIWVGFFEANAIALEIEKISTPRPMTHDLMKNLIGNMKAEINHILVSELKDNTFYAVISMMHGGSTLNIDSRPSDAIALALRTKSPIFVNEEVIEAAKSLDLPDTSKTSPEDKDQWKKWLDNIKPQDFGNL, from the coding sequence ATGGTTGAAATGAAAGTAGATGGACTGACCCTGGATCCCTTGACGAATATGCCCATCATCATTCTCAAGGATCTGGAAGGGAACCGCGCCTTGCCGATCTGGGTTGGGTTTTTCGAGGCCAATGCCATCGCTCTCGAAATCGAAAAAATTTCCACCCCGCGCCCCATGACCCACGATCTGATGAAAAACCTGATCGGCAACATGAAAGCGGAGATCAACCACATCCTCGTCAGCGAACTCAAGGACAACACCTTTTACGCCGTCATCTCCATGATGCACGGCGGCAGCACGTTGAACATCGACTCCCGCCCGAGCGACGCCATCGCCTTGGCGCTGCGCACCAAGTCTCCCATCTTCGTCAACGAAGAAGTCATTGAGGCCGCCAAAAGTCTCGACCTTCCCGACACCAGCAAGACGTCACCGGAAGACAAGGACCAGTGGAAGAAGTGGCTGGACAACATCAAGCCGCAGGACTTCGGCAACCTCTGA
- a CDS encoding anti-sigma factor family protein: MICCKECIDLLYDYLEGALSEETATSLEEHFQDCPPCISFLNTYKSTSHLCRETMGKIEIPEVVQVKLREFVKENTSKA, encoded by the coding sequence ATGATCTGCTGTAAAGAATGCATCGATTTGCTGTACGACTATCTGGAAGGGGCCTTGAGTGAAGAAACGGCCACCTCCCTCGAAGAGCATTTTCAGGATTGCCCGCCCTGCATCTCTTTTCTGAACACCTACAAATCCACCAGCCACCTGTGCCGGGAAACCATGGGCAAAATCGAAATCCCGGAAGTGGTGCAAGTCAAACTCAGGGAATTCGTCAAGGAAAACACCTCAAAAGCCTAG